The window aaataatacTAAATAGTACTAGTATTTAGTAGATGGTAATGAAAGtaacaaagagaaataaaacccaagaaagaTAAGTGATGCACATGGAAACTATTGCAATGACAGCCTCCTACTCTTTGCTTCAAAATATCTGCTTTTGCTGTATCTTTGGAAGTTCATTATTTAGTTGGcagtaaaataaatacaggaaaCAACTGTTTAATATAGAAGTGAGTTTTAAGTTTTAATTAATTCCTGGCATTTCCTGAGTAGTAATGTAGGACAGTGATATTTGGATAGTATTTAATGTCCAATACACACCTGATTTCTATTCGTAACACTTCTTACAGCAAAAATGTTGCTTCACTCCTGTGTCTTAAATTGTTAATTCTGAGGTTTCTATCTTCTCTTGAATATAAACCATGTATACTGTATTCAATtattgcaacagaaaaaaaatctactgtGCTTGTAGCTTGTTCTCAGTTTGCAGTTAAGCATGCATATCACCACCAATCTCTTCATTTCCATGGCAAGCCTAGAGAAGAGTTTGTCTTCTGTGTGCTAATTCAGCATCCCCTTTATCTTACTAAttgctccattttttcccccatgaaCATCCCTCATGATACATTTTAACATGTAGATGTTTGTAATGGCTTCTGTTaagcaatatttctttttctccaaggAAGCAGGACACTTAAGTTATGCTTGCCCTAAAAATATGCTAGGAGAGCGGGAACCaccaaagaaaaaggaaaagaagaagagaaagaaagtagTGGAGCCAGAAGAAGTGTATGTATATTGAGTTATATGTTACTACTTTTTTTAGGAAGCTTTTTCATACTAAACACTTAAGgatctatatttttttttctctctctgcacaATGAagtgaggaggaagaagaaagtgaagaggaaggagaagaccCTGCTCTAGATAGCCTCAGCCAAGCCATAGCTTTTCAGGTACAAAACTGAAGCATggcatatttattattattttttaaattcaactCCCTTCTTTAGCTGCTTTTCTGAAGCTCTGATATACATGCATAGGTCTGTCTGCTCTATAGCACTTAGTGGGCTTAGGTTTGTTAGCAGTAGTTGGTGACTATAGTTGGCTTCTTTACACTGCAGGCATGTTGAGTGGAATTTTCTTTGGGTTTCATGCTCTTTCACTATTGCTGTATTTGTGTTTTGCAGCCTTTTTTTGCCCTTCAAGCTCCTTTGCAGTTTGCTAGGTTTTTGCCCACAAATCCCTCTTTACTTTGTTAACTgaggagacagaaaaacagTCATGTGTAAGAGACCAGACACATCCTCTGTCCTCACTGGAATGTCCTTGAACATATATTACTGGGTTACCTTGTTTGCCTAATAGAGACCATCACATTCTCTAATAGACCTCATCTTCCAAATCATACTGAATGCATATTTATATGTAGCTAGATTATCTGACATCTGTATTACTGTCTTTATTACTTCTTGATCTCTACACCCTTTTGCttcatgaaacaaaacaagcctGACCTGATATTCAAATTTCTTAGATCTCATGTCAACATCATTGCCTGTGTGCCTgttcccccaaaaaaaaacatcaaGAGTTAATAACTTTGTCCTGAATATGACTGTAATGAGTGCAGGACTTTTACATGATGTAGTCCAAAAAAGTGTTTCGAATATTCACAATGTTCCTCTCTTTCCCCAAAAGCTTCATGATTGGAAATAAAACCTATAAAGCcaggaaacattttcatttctatacCATCCAAAGATTTCAACTTGTAAAAATAGGAGGCTTCTATTTAAACTATTAGTTGAATAACCTTCAGTAATAATCCCCAAAGGCACTCATTATGTGAATGAATGTCTGCAAAGGACAATGGATAGAAGATTTACTCGTGGAACAAAGCTGATTGAATAACATCAGTTTAAAACATGAGGCATTTTTTGCTTTAGATCTCAGCTAAAGAGATCTGCTTAGATTTTTTGCTTTAGATCTCTGTATTTTTGGAAGTTTGCCATGGGCAAAGTTCCTCTTTTTGAGAATACAGGATGgtccaggcagctgctgtggtgTAGAGGGTAGCTTATACGTGAGAACtactttcagaaatgtttcctaATGCTTTGATCACACAGTTTACCTGGAAATAAACCTTTGTAATTCTTTAACTTATTTAATAATTCAATGCATGTTAATAATTGGCATTATTATTTGTAGTGCACCTGAATTTTTCATAATCCCAGCTAatacttctcttttcttcattaTAGCAAGCCAAAATTGAGGAAGAACAACAAAGATGGACACAGACTGCAGGGGAATCTTCAATTTCAGATGATTCAAAACGTCCACGGATTAAGAAAAGTGCTTATTTCAGTGATGAGGAAGAACTTAGTGACTGAAATAATACTGTTCTAAATGCATATATAAGATATGTATAGTGTACATTTTGTAAAGTGCTATAAAGTGATCTGTAATACAGGTTTGTTTTGATGTTGAAGACACTGAAaatcatggggtttttttattctgtccCCTTACTCTCCCATCTTTTTATATCTCTGTCTCAAAACCTTACCTTTCAAGGCAactttttaagaaaatgatGTGGTTATACACTTAAATCCAGAAAAGTATCTGTGAGAATGCATCCTGCAGTTAGTGTCTAGACCAAGTTCTAGCAGTGAAGTGTTTCATGAGAATTTCCCAAGGCTTTTTTCCTAAGAGGTGTTCTTCTTAGGATGACTGTTAACACGACTCATGCTTTATGTATTGGTCTGCTTGGAAGCAGTGTTTTAGTAGTGCTTAAGTAGAATATGAAACTTGCATTAGTTCCTCTGCATAGGGTTGAATTTCCGCATTAAACATTGTCTTTTTACTCTTCATGCAGTGCTCTAATAAATTATTGTCACATCAACGCTGTTTCTCCTGACTGCAGTTTGAGTGCCTAACAGTAATTAGGGTTATCCACAGGGTTTTAAATACACTCGGATCTAATCTGCATCACAACCATCTGAACCTGCTGGCAAAATCCAAAAGGGATCGTTTCCTACATGCATAAAAAACAGCTTTCATGTGTACTTGGAACTGTCATTATCTCTTAGCAAAGTGTGTTGCCACATATTTTGCACGTAAAGCTTTCCAGACTTTTTTTGCCCTTTGATCTCTCTAGGGTTCTAGGCATGTTCTCCTGTAGCTGTGATTGTTCCCAGTACCACAGACACATGGTGATGGTGGTACCTATTTTATATTGGTGTGTAGTCTAAACTCATCACTTTTAGGAAGCACTATATAAAATACATTCACAATTTCACACTGAGAAGAAGAGACAAGCTGGcctctttctgttttcagttcttCTTGTTTGCTCATCAgcattttcttccaaatataGAAAATGTAGATCCAAATATACCAATGTAGATCCAAATATACCATTATGTATTCTTAAGTAATACCAATTTACATTCAAATATGTAACTGGGTGCAAAAAAGAAATGTGCACACACACCCTCTAAGCTAATATAAAATAGTGACATTCAGAACGTCATTCTGGTGCCTTCTGTTACTCCTTAAACACAAGAATTCAGAAACAAGAGTGAAGTAATAGTTTTTTCTGTGCAGGCTCCTCAAGTCAGCAGAGTAGGAAGGAGTATTGGGCTCTAGATGTAGGAAAATCTTGGACTCAGTAATCCAAGGAGTGTGTTTAAGACTGACTTTGACTTTTTTGCTGAAAGAACCATATTAAATCTGAAGCTTCCTTCACTGAATTTCAGGAAGATCTCTTAATAGCTGAGCTAAACTGCCAGGCATAACTTCTTGTTAATAAATGCAAATCACTCTACATCATGTATGTGTGCAATAATGAAGC is drawn from Poecile atricapillus isolate bPoeAtr1 chromosome W, bPoeAtr1.hap1, whole genome shotgun sequence and contains these coding sequences:
- the LOC131592139 gene encoding zinc finger CCHC-type and RNA-binding motif-containing protein 1 isoform X2, whose protein sequence is MKDKDTRKSKGVAFILFLDKESAQNCSRALNNKQLFGRVIKASIAIDNGRAAEFIRRRNYFDKSKCYECGEAGHLSYACPKNMLGEREPPKKKEKKKRKKVVEPEEVEEEEESEEEGEDPALDSLSQAIAFQQAKIEEEQQRWTQTAGESSISDDSKRPRIKKSAYFSDEEELSD